From a region of the Vicia villosa cultivar HV-30 ecotype Madison, WI unplaced genomic scaffold, Vvil1.0 ctg.000244F_1_1_3, whole genome shotgun sequence genome:
- the LOC131625833 gene encoding uncharacterized protein LOC131625833 isoform X3 codes for MRVAVVGGGISGLVSAYVLSKAGVNVVLYDKEDYLGGTGERIHANNNTHLYHLGFMLLNPISFPTTKLTFLHPYRTRSNERIMEQFEQNQAALRRDMDVMGERMAQLMETLHAVVQGQDELRKSVASLVKDTPTNSADGGVKTKETPVNETLKVVDDHHEVIDLEHDLTAELTETAKMYQALEERLKAVEVAKTSSFNTAAMCLVPGIVIPPKFKVPDFDKYKGVTCPETHIRSYCRKMAAHAENEPLLMHFFQDSLTGAPLEWYMKLERSNVSTWGELVDAFLKQYHYNTAMAPSRAQLQNMSQKSEESFKEYAQRWRELAARVQPPLLDRELIDLFMGTLKGPYLQHMVSNTSPSFSDVVIIGERVENCVKAGTIQGVTNSSNSSGNGKKPYSGFVKKKEGETSTASVDQSRAPAYSAVPPPYYPMPYAVPGPYVPQAYAAALPQPWMAPQQPFVPQQQAAAPQNRQQNPRPQGQRGPQRTRFQDRRIDPVPMSYAQLLPQLLAGQLVQLRELGPPPSPLPPGYDVNARCEFHSGAPGHTIEKCRAFKLKVQDLLDDKLISFAPTGPNVQNNPMPPHAGTTNAIELCEDRILVNDVNEVRMPLAVVREYLMQQKVLCELHDYCLQCSSNPEECIRLREEIQKLMDEGVLRVERVVPVENVATLEIPYYPAEISKTQGTSLVIHAPSTPLVVQAPRTPLVIQVPNVPSTPSTSSIVPSPVNDSKAVPWSYNAVYIRGKKYDCPPVGNSSITNITGTSGITRSGRIFAAPPPLPKETNKEASTQAKGKQIAVDPPVTRNAQDAEQLLRIIKKSDYKVIDQLDQTQAKISILSLLVHSEAHRDALMKVLASAHVTQDITVPQFEGVVTNIAAGNCLGFSDDELPPEGRAHNKALHISVKCLDAVLSRVLIDTGSSLNVMPKTTLFKLSMDGIMMRPCTMSVRAFDGSRRSVEGEIDLPVLIGPHMFYIAFYVMDISPSYTCLLGRPWIHAAGAVTSTLHQCLKFVVNDKIVVITGEEDLIVNNLASYRYVEVEGEIQETPFQALEIVSVDKLPVVENKKELGAPLSSLNDAKAFLEAGIPHSAWGKLIDVHEKRDKYGLGYQPSSSTQLSIIPGKKVIPPISQVFVSASTSSGSQVLAVDDDDEEDLSKFICHAAPGQELNNWTILDIPKVTFMEISGSNSIKNDNVTVPRLDILENPIDQADEDSGEDCEVPEELARLLRQEEKSIQPHQEAIEIVNLGTEEAKREVKIGAALESDVKRRLIELLREYVDIFAWSYEDMPGLDTDIVMHRLPLKPECPPVKQKPRRTRPDMALKIKEEVEKQLKAGFLSVCEYPPWIANIVPVPKKDGKVRMCVDYRDLNRASPKDDFPLPHIDVLVDNTAQYSVFSFMDGFSSYNQIKMAPEDMTKTTFTTPWGTYCYKVMPFGLKNAGATYQRAMVTLFHDMIHKEIEVYVDDMIAKSQTEEEHLMYLEKLFARLRKFKLRLNPNKCTFGVRSGKLLGFIVSQRGIEVDPDKVRAIQNMPAPKNEKEVRGFLGRLNYIARFISHLTDTCEPIFKLLRKNQDIRWDDHCQEAFEKIKQYLQEPPILMPPVPGRPLLMYLTVLEGSMGCVLGQHDESGRKECAIYYLSKKFTDCESRYSLLEKTCCALVWAARRLRQYMLTHTTLLISKMDPIKYIFEKPALTGRLARWQMLLSEYDIQYVTQKAIKGSVLADHLAHQPLEEYQSMKFDFPDEDIMKLDDNEGPEPGERWTLTFDGASNAMGHGIGAVLTSPHQTHIPFTARICFDCTNNVAEYEACIMGLEAAIDMRIKILEVYGDSALVIHQVRGDWETRHPNLVPYKDYILELLPAFEEITFNHIPREENQLADALATLAAMFRVSSPKEVPDIRILRYKEPAHVFPAHCLTTEDVYDEKPWYYDIKRYVEKQEYPEDATIGDKRTLRRLASKFFLSGDVLYKRNYDSVLLRCVDRHEAELIMREIHEGSFGTHSSGHSMAKKILRAGYYWMTIESDCYVYVKKCHKCQVYADRIHVPPTPLNVLTSPWPFAMWGIDMIGRIEPQASNGHRFILVAIDYFTKWVEAASYKNVTKQVVTRFIKKEIICRYGVPNKIITDNGSNLNNKMMAELCEEFKIEHHNSSPYRPKMNGAVEAANKNIKKIVQKMVRTYKDWHEMLPFALHGYRTSVRTSTGATPFSLVYGMEAVLPVEVEIPSLRVLMDAKLDETEWVQTRLDHLNLIEEKRLSAICHGQLYQKRIKKAYDEKIRPREFHTGDLVVRKILPIHTDPRGKWTPNYEGPYIVKKAFSGGALILTKMDGEDVPLPVNSDSVKKYYA; via the exons atttctttcccgacgacgaagctgactttcttacatccttaccgcaccaggagtaacgagagaatcatggaacaatttgaacagaatcaagccgcccttcgtagggatatggatgttatgggggaaagaatggcccaacttatggagactctccatgccgtcgttcaaggacaggatgaactcagaaagagcgtcgctagtttggtcaaagatactcctaccaattctgctgacggaggggtgaaaactaaagagactcctgttaatgagacactgaaagtagtggacgaccaccatgaggttattgatcttgaacatgatcttactgctgagttgactgagactgctaagatgtaccaagctctcgaagaacgccttaaggctgtTGAAGTTGCCAAAACTTCAAGTTTTAAtactgctgctatgtgcttggtacctgggattgttattcccccgaagttcaaggtgccagattttgataagtacaagggagttacctgcccagagactcacattcgttcctactgccgtaagatggccgctcacgctgagaacgaacctctgcttatgcacttcttccaggatagtctcactggagccccgttagagtggtatatgaaactcgagaggtctaatgtcagtacttggggagaacttgttgatgccttcttgaaacaataccactacaatactgctatggctcctagccgtgcccagttgcagaatatgtcacagaaatctgaagagtcttttaaggaatacgcccagaggtggcgtgaacttgctgctcgagtccaacctcctttattggaccgagagttgattgatctgtttatggggactctgaaagggccgtatcttcagcacatggttagtaatacttccccttccttttcggatgtggtcatcattggtgagagggttgagaactgtgtcaaagctggtaccattcaaggtgttactaattctagcaactcaagtggtaatggtaagaagccgtattctgggtttgtgaagaagaaggaaggtgagactagcaccgcttctgttgaccaaagccgagctcctgcatattctgctgttccgcctccttattatccgatgccttatgctgttcctggcccatatgtccctcaagcatatgctgctgctcttccacaaccatggatggcaccccaacagcctttcgtaccacaacaacaagctgctgctcctcagaatcgtcaacagaaccctaggcctcaaggtcaaaggggcccgcaaagaacaagattccaagataggcgtatcgatccggttccgatgtcatatgctcagcttctccctcagttgcttgctggtcaattggtacaactccgtgaacttggacctccacctagtcctctccctcccggttatgatgttaatgctcgatgtgaatttcattcaggggctccaggccacactattgaaaagtgtagagcattcaaattgaaggttcaggatctccttgatgacaagcttatctcgttcgctcctactggtcctaatgtgcagaataatcctatgcctcctcatgctggtacgaccaatgctattgagttatgtgaggaTCGGATCCTAGttaatgatgttaatgaggttaggatgccgctagcagttgtcagagagtatcttatgcaacaaaaggttttgtgtgaactacatgactactgtttgcaatgttcttctaatcctgagGAATGCATTAGGTTGAGAGAggaaatccagaaactaatggatgaaggtgttcttagagtggaaagggttgtTCCTGTCGAAAATGTGGCTactttagagatcccttactaccctgctgagatatcaaagactcagggcacttctttggtcattcatgctccgagtactcctttggtcgTTCAAGCTCCGAGGACTccattggttattcaggttccaaatgttccttcgactccttcaacctcgtctattgttccctctcctgtgaatgattctaaggctgttccttggagttataatgccgtgtatattcgagggaagaaatatgattgtcctccagtgggtaattcgagcatcactaatattactggcactagtggcattacccgtagtggtcggatctttgctgcccctcctccgcttcctaaagagaccaataaagaggctagtacacaagcaaaaggaaagcaaattgctgttgatcctcctgtgacacgtaatgcacaagatgccgagcaactcttgagaatcattaagaaaagtgattacaaagtgattgaccaacttgatcagactcaagccaagatctccatcttgtctctcttggtacattctgaagctcatcgtgatgctctgatgaaagttctggcttccgctcacgtaactcaagacattaccgtgcctcagtttgaaggggttgtgaccaacattgctgctggtaattgtttgggtttttctgatgatgagcttccacctgagggtagagcacacaacaaagcgttgcatatctccgtcaagtgtctggatgctgtgttgtctcgagttctgattgatactggttcttctcttaatgtgatgcccaagactactttgtttaagctgagtatggatgggattatgatgagaccatgcactatgagtgtcagagcgtttgatggctccagaaggtccgtagaaggggaaattgatctgcctgttttgattggccctcacatgttctatattgccttctatgtcatggatataagtccttcatacacttgcctcttgggtcgtccctggatccatgctgctggggctgtgacatctaccctccatcagtgtttgaaatttgttgtgaatgacaagattgttgtgatcactggtgaagaggatttgattgtcaataatctggcgtcataccgttatgttgaagtggagggagagatacaagagacaccttttcaagctttagagattgtgtcggttgataaactccccgtggttgagaataagaaggaactcggagcacccctctcgtctttaaatgatgctaaggccttcttagaagctggtattCCCCATAGCGCCTGGGGCAaactgattgatgttcatgagaagcgagacaagtacgGCCTTGGGTATCAGccatcttcctctactcagctcagcataattcctggaaagaaggtgattccccccatttctcaagtgttcgtcagtgcaagcaccagttctggaagtcaggttctcgccgtggatgatgatgatgaagaagatctctccaaattcatttgccatgctgcgcctggacaggaactcaacaattggactatcttggacatccccaaagtcacttttatggagat atctggctcgaattccatcaaaaatgataatgttacagttccccgtcttgatatccttgagaatccaattgaccaagctgatgaggatagtggggaagattgtgaagtccccgaggaattggcaagacttttgagacaagaagagaaatctattcagccacatcaggaagccatagaaatcgtcaacctcggtacagaagaagcaaagagagaagtcaagataggtgccgctttggaaagtgatgtaaaaagaaggttgattgagttgcttcgagagtatgttgatatcttcgcctggtcatatgaagacatgcctggtttagacacggatatagttatgcacaggctacctctcaaaccagaatgtccgccggtaaaacagaaaccacgaagaactcgacctgatatggctttgaaaatcaaggaagaagttgaaaaacagttgaaggctggtttcttatctgtgtgtgaatatcctccttggattgcaaacatagtacccgttcctaagaaggacggaaaggtacgcatgtgtgtcgattaccgagatttgaatagggcaagtccgaaggatgatttccctctgcctcatattgatgtgctagtcgacaacactgctcagtattcggtgttctccttcatggatggtttttctagctataatcaaataaaaatggctcctgaagatatgaccaagactacttttaccactccgtggggtacgtattgttataaggtgatgccttttggtcttaagaatgctggtgcaacataccaacgagctatggtgacccttttccatgatatgatccataaggagattgaggtgtacgtcgatgatatgatcgcaaaatcccaaactgaggaggaacatttgatgtatcttgagaaactgtttgctcgtttgcgtaaattcaagttgaggcttaatccaaacaagtgcactttcggagtgcgatctggaaaattacttggattcattgtgagccaacgagggattgaggtcgaccctgacaaagtaagagcaatacagaatatgccagcaccaaagaatgaaaaagaggtccgagggttccttgggagattgaactacatagccaggttcatttctcatctcactgacacctgtgaacccatcttcaaactgctgcgcaagaatcaagatatccgttgggatgatcattgtcaagaagcttttgagaagattaaacagtatctccaagagccgccaattctcatgcctccggttcctgggaggccgcttcttatgtacttgactgtgcttgaaggatctatggggtgtgtgttgggccaacatgacgagtctggtcgaaaagagtgcgccatttattacctgagcaaaaagtttaccgattgtgaatcccgctactcactgctcgagaaaacttgctgtgctttggtatgggctgctcgccgactgaggcagtatatgttgactcacaccaccctattgatctccaaaatggacccgataaagtacatctttgaaaaaccggcccttacaggaagactagcccggtggcaaatgcttttatcagaatatgatatccagtatgtcacacagaaggccatcaaaggaagtgtccttgcggatcatcttgctcatcaaccATTGGAAgaatatcagtcaatgaagtttgactttcctgatgaggatatcatgaaactagatgataatgaaggacccgagccaggagagcgatggactctcacgttcgatggtgcatcaaacgctatgggccatggtattggggcagttttgacttctcctcatCAAACTCACAttcctttcacagctagaatatgctttgattgcacaaacaatgtcgcggaatacgaagcttgcataatgggtctcgaagcggccattgatatgaggattaagatccttgaggtttatggggattccgccttggttatacatcaagtgaggGGTGATTGGGAAActcgacaccccaatttagttccttataaggactatatcttggagttgctgcccgctttcgaggaaatcactttcaatcacatcccccgagaggaaaatcaattggcagatgctttggctactttggcggctatgttcagagttagctcccctaaagaagtgccagatataaggatcctccgttacaaagagcccgCCCATGTGTTCCCTGCTCACTGCCTCACTaccgaagatgtgtatgatgaaaagccatggtattacgacatcaagaggtatgttgagaagcaagagtatcccgaagatgctacgattggtgataagcgaacgcttcgaaggttagcatccaaattcttcttgtcaggagacgtcctgtacaaaagaaactatgattcagttttgctcagatgcgtggatagacacgaagcagaattgatcatgcgggaaattcacgaaggatcttttggaactcattccagtggacattctatggccaaaaagattttgcgagcagggtattattggatgacaattgaaagtgattgttatgtatatgtgaagaaatgtcacaaatgtcaggtgtatgctgacagaattcatgttcctccaactcctctgaacgtcctgacgtcgccttggccctttgctatgtggggcatagacatgattggacggatagagccacaagcttcaaatggacacagatttattcttgttgctatcgactacttcaccaaatgggttgaagctgcttcttacaaaaacgtaaccaagcaagtcgttactcgcttcatcaagaaagagatcatatgccgatatggggttccaaacaagattatcactgacaatgggtccaatcttaataacaaaatgatggcagagttgtgtgaagagttcaagattgaacaccacaattcatcaccctatcggccaaaaatgaacggcgcagtcgaagctgctaacaagaatataaagaagattgtccagaagatggttagaacgtataaagattggcatgagatgttgccatttgctttgcatggctatagaacttctgtccgtacttcaactggggcaactcccttctctcttgtctacggcatggaggccgtactacctgttgaagtggaaattccttcgttgagagtcttgatggacgccaaactcgatgaaacagaatgggttcaaacgaggcttgatcatctcaatctaattgaagagaaacgcttatctgctatctgccatggccagttataCCAAAAAAgaatcaagaaagcgtatgacgagaagattcggcctcgagaattccacacaggtgacctagtcgtaaggaagatcttgccaattcacactgatccaaggggcaaatggactcccaactatgagggaccatacattgtgaagaaagcattttcaggcggtgctttaatcctgacaaagatggatggggaagacgttccgcttccagtcaattcagactcagtcaaaaaatactacgcgtaa